In Stigmatella aurantiaca, one genomic interval encodes:
- a CDS encoding sensor histidine kinase: MALDPSGAKTLIQVQKRSHLTGAAYLLCGLAFHCLVSGTWPPGLVVSELVLAGLFVLLGISIGVKGFSPVHAGVIGGCLGLVAAVLFIHWSGGPLSPYIHMLGALPFMLALFTPGSSWPTLVSGGASLLSLSLVSALSGMPPRQMALQAFSSLVVLVLAFSGSRVYQRFIHAQSEAHQARLQAVEQLAESERLRGRAERERAEVERLVLMGQLAAGVAHEVNNPLAFVMANLSFLERQTGHQGPPLDREEFKSVLRETQEGLLRIQQIVKDLKDFSRAGGLDDEKRGPLEEALREASRLASVRLGGSGHVELVLDPGLPEVRLSQRHVVQVMVNLLLNATDAVEQAQPPRQPLISVRARREEGGVSLWVEDNGPGIPPEVLPRVFEPFFTTKPPGKGTGLGLALCREYVTRAGGTLHAENRAEGGARFILWLPRASASEAAA, translated from the coding sequence ATGGCTCTCGACCCTTCCGGCGCGAAGACCCTGATCCAGGTTCAGAAGCGGAGCCATCTCACCGGGGCGGCCTATTTGCTCTGTGGTCTGGCTTTCCACTGCCTGGTGTCGGGAACGTGGCCTCCCGGGCTCGTGGTGAGCGAACTCGTCCTCGCGGGGCTCTTCGTCCTGCTGGGCATAAGCATTGGCGTGAAGGGGTTTTCCCCCGTTCACGCGGGAGTGATTGGGGGATGTCTGGGCCTGGTGGCCGCCGTGCTCTTCATTCACTGGAGCGGCGGGCCGCTCAGCCCATACATTCACATGCTCGGCGCCCTGCCCTTCATGTTGGCCCTGTTCACCCCGGGCAGCAGCTGGCCCACGCTCGTGAGTGGGGGGGCCTCGCTCCTCTCGTTGTCGCTCGTGAGCGCGCTCAGCGGCATGCCGCCCCGGCAGATGGCGCTCCAGGCCTTCTCGAGCCTGGTGGTCCTCGTGTTGGCGTTCTCCGGCTCCCGCGTGTACCAGCGCTTCATCCACGCGCAGAGCGAGGCCCACCAGGCACGGCTCCAGGCGGTGGAGCAGCTCGCGGAGAGCGAGCGGCTGCGGGGCCGCGCCGAGCGGGAGCGCGCCGAGGTGGAGCGCCTGGTGCTCATGGGGCAGTTGGCCGCCGGCGTTGCTCACGAGGTGAACAATCCCCTGGCCTTCGTGATGGCCAACCTGAGCTTCCTGGAGCGGCAGACGGGCCACCAGGGCCCTCCCTTGGACCGGGAGGAATTCAAGAGCGTGCTGCGCGAGACGCAAGAGGGGCTGCTGCGCATCCAGCAGATCGTCAAGGACCTGAAGGACTTCTCGCGAGCGGGGGGCCTGGACGACGAGAAGCGGGGGCCGCTGGAGGAGGCCTTGCGCGAGGCGAGCCGCCTGGCCTCCGTGCGGCTGGGGGGGAGCGGTCACGTGGAGCTGGTGCTCGACCCCGGCTTGCCCGAGGTGAGGCTGAGCCAGCGGCACGTGGTGCAGGTGATGGTGAACCTGCTGCTCAACGCCACGGACGCGGTGGAGCAAGCACAGCCCCCCCGCCAGCCCCTGATCTCGGTGCGGGCACGGCGGGAAGAAGGGGGCGTGAGCTTGTGGGTGGAGGACAACGGACCAGGCATTCCCCCCGAGGTGCTGCCCCGGGTCTTCGAGCCCTTCTTCACCACCAAGCCCCCTGGCAAGGGCACGGGGTTGGGGCTCGCCCTGTGCCGGGAGTACGTCACGAGGGCCGGCGGTACCCTGCACGCGGAGAACCGCGCCGAGGGGGGCGCCCGCTTCATCCTGTGGCTGCCCCGGGCCTCGGCCTCCGAGGCGGCCGCCTGA
- the opgC gene encoding OpgC domain-containing protein codes for MYWEPWLWQLARHDWGFALAAAALLYQPTYLDILPQYIVYLALSPPLVWLCVTGRWVPVALGSMMLWLGVQFGVHLPLASAIDAVMGALHPGLVLRAHFNVLAWQLVFTAGLVLGCLASTGQLNWQRVFEPSRRGLVQAALCITGFFMLCRLGMTWGLLPEAMQARLRAVEIRAEFSLMFLLNFAAMAYLVGWLLVAGERSESRFVRRAGEGLRALFTLPFLRRIGRHSLQAYVWHVLVIYLLKAVDYHHGPFNELTKTAIAVAAVASLTLPALLQESRAAPEAAVAASPPIPEGPSRASE; via the coding sequence GTGTACTGGGAGCCCTGGCTCTGGCAACTGGCGCGCCATGACTGGGGCTTCGCGCTGGCCGCGGCGGCGCTGCTCTACCAGCCGACGTACCTGGACATCCTTCCCCAGTACATCGTCTACCTCGCGCTGTCGCCCCCGCTCGTGTGGCTGTGCGTGACAGGCCGCTGGGTGCCGGTGGCGCTCGGCTCGATGATGCTCTGGCTCGGCGTGCAGTTCGGCGTCCACCTGCCCCTGGCCAGTGCCATCGACGCCGTGATGGGCGCCCTGCACCCCGGGCTCGTCCTGCGCGCGCACTTCAACGTGCTCGCCTGGCAGCTCGTCTTCACCGCGGGGCTGGTCCTGGGATGCCTGGCCTCGACCGGCCAGCTGAACTGGCAGCGCGTCTTCGAGCCCTCCCGCAGGGGGCTCGTCCAGGCGGCGCTCTGCATCACCGGCTTCTTCATGCTCTGCCGGCTCGGCATGACCTGGGGGCTGCTCCCCGAGGCCATGCAGGCGCGCCTGCGGGCCGTGGAGATCCGGGCCGAGTTCAGCCTGATGTTCCTGCTGAACTTCGCGGCCATGGCCTATCTGGTGGGCTGGCTGCTCGTGGCGGGGGAGCGCTCGGAGTCCCGCTTCGTCCGCCGGGCCGGGGAGGGGCTGCGCGCCCTCTTCACCCTGCCCTTCCTGCGGCGGATTGGCCGGCATTCCCTTCAGGCCTACGTGTGGCACGTGCTCGTCATCTACTTGTTGAAGGCGGTGGACTACCACCACGGGCCTTTCAACGAGCTGACCAAGACCGCCATCGCCGTCGCGGCCGTTGCTTCCCTCACCCTCCCCGCCCTGCTTCAGGAATCCAGGGCCGCCCCGGAGGCCGCCGTGGCCGCCTCGCCCCCGATTCCGGAAGGCCCCTCGCGCGCCTCAGAATGA
- a CDS encoding GNAT family N-acetyltransferase: MSASAPSPAAAPSPPYLVRTSRLVLRCLEPEDAVRRQEAVDSSGAHLDFMFRRPDGRPIPLETHVASVRKCRGSFDLDQDRIYGVFEPGTGRMLGETGLLRRAGIGALELSYWLRHDAAGQGFATEMASALVKLAFERDQVKRMDLMCTPDNVRSAAVARRLGFTFEGRLRDRQLAPYHERGDLLCFTLLASEYPHTPARQLPLQCFDFIGQPLP, from the coding sequence ATGAGCGCCAGTGCCCCCAGCCCCGCCGCGGCCCCTTCTCCCCCTTACCTGGTACGAACGTCCCGGCTCGTCCTGCGTTGCCTGGAGCCGGAGGATGCCGTCCGGCGCCAGGAGGCGGTGGACTCCAGCGGGGCGCACCTGGACTTCATGTTCCGCCGCCCCGACGGCCGCCCGATTCCCCTGGAGACCCACGTCGCGTCCGTCCGGAAGTGCCGCGGCAGCTTCGATCTGGATCAGGATCGCATCTACGGCGTCTTCGAGCCCGGCACCGGGCGCATGCTGGGCGAGACCGGCCTGCTCCGGCGCGCCGGCATCGGGGCCCTGGAGCTGTCCTACTGGCTGCGCCACGATGCGGCCGGTCAAGGCTTCGCCACCGAGATGGCCTCTGCCCTGGTCAAGCTCGCCTTCGAGCGCGACCAGGTGAAGCGCATGGATCTGATGTGCACGCCGGACAACGTGCGCAGCGCCGCGGTGGCCCGCCGCCTGGGGTTCACCTTCGAAGGGCGGCTGCGCGACCGTCAGCTCGCGCCCTACCACGAACGGGGGGACCTGCTGTGTTTCACCCTCCTGGCCTCTGAGTATCCCCACACCCCCGCGCGCCAGCTTCCCCTTCAGTGCTTCGACTTCATCGGGCAGCCCCTCCCCTGA
- a CDS encoding S41 family peptidase, whose amino-acid sequence MNHQPSSWRTALAVALWLAAPAALADREDDTYKNLEVFARVLSYVENNYVEPVDNTRLLQGAIKGMLETLDPHTLYMPPEVFKEMKIDTSGEFGGLGIEIARKGERIIVVAPIDDTPAARAGLRAGDEILRIDEQSIQGLDVAAVLQKMRGPAGKRVLLTLMREGFSAPRDIAIIRDHIRIVAVEGALHGGIGHVKVKNFQDRTDLYLRKELDRLRGLNGGKELSGLVLDLRNNPGGLLDQSVAMSDRFLPGNLPIVSTRGRNGRNATEERSKDRDTEPNYPMVVLVNSGSASASEIVAGALQDHGRAVIMGAQTFGKGSVQTVIELEDGSGLKLTIARYYTPLGRSIQERGITPDFLVPDEPGTKPGPEAPREKDLKRHFKAEPGVAAASGQSAGARTLPANLAPWDVTAKLKDYPLKVALDYLHSVGGAPERSSAGAGPQ is encoded by the coding sequence GTGAACCACCAGCCTTCCTCGTGGCGCACGGCGCTCGCGGTGGCCCTGTGGCTCGCCGCCCCCGCCGCGCTCGCGGACCGCGAGGACGACACCTACAAGAACCTGGAGGTGTTCGCCCGGGTGCTCTCGTACGTGGAGAACAACTACGTGGAGCCGGTGGACAACACCCGGCTCCTGCAGGGCGCCATCAAGGGGATGCTCGAGACGTTGGATCCCCACACGCTCTACATGCCGCCCGAGGTCTTCAAGGAGATGAAGATCGACACCTCGGGGGAGTTCGGGGGGCTGGGCATCGAGATCGCCCGCAAGGGCGAGCGCATCATCGTCGTGGCGCCCATCGATGACACGCCGGCCGCGCGGGCGGGCCTGCGCGCGGGCGATGAGATTCTGCGCATCGACGAGCAGAGCATCCAGGGGTTGGATGTGGCCGCGGTGCTCCAGAAGATGCGGGGCCCTGCGGGCAAGCGCGTGCTGCTCACCCTCATGCGCGAGGGCTTCAGCGCCCCCCGGGACATCGCCATCATCCGGGACCACATCCGCATCGTAGCCGTGGAGGGGGCGCTCCACGGGGGCATCGGGCACGTGAAGGTGAAGAACTTCCAGGACCGCACGGACCTGTACCTGCGCAAGGAGCTGGACCGGCTGCGGGGCCTCAACGGGGGCAAGGAGCTGAGCGGGCTGGTGCTGGACTTGCGCAACAACCCTGGGGGCCTCCTGGACCAGTCGGTGGCGATGAGCGACCGGTTCCTGCCGGGCAACCTCCCCATCGTCAGCACGCGCGGTCGCAACGGGCGCAACGCCACCGAGGAGCGCAGCAAGGACCGCGACACCGAGCCCAACTACCCCATGGTGGTGCTGGTGAACTCCGGCAGCGCGTCGGCCTCGGAGATCGTCGCCGGGGCGCTCCAGGACCACGGGCGCGCGGTCATCATGGGCGCGCAGACCTTCGGCAAGGGCAGCGTTCAGACCGTCATCGAGCTGGAGGATGGCTCGGGGCTGAAGCTGACGATTGCCCGGTACTACACGCCCCTGGGCCGCAGCATCCAGGAGCGGGGCATCACCCCGGACTTCCTCGTGCCCGATGAGCCCGGCACCAAGCCCGGCCCGGAGGCGCCGCGCGAGAAGGACCTGAAGCGGCACTTCAAGGCGGAGCCCGGGGTGGCGGCGGCCTCCGGGCAGAGTGCCGGGGCACGCACACTGCCAGCGAACCTCGCCCCCTGGGACGTCACCGCGAAGCTCAAGGACTACCCGCTCAAGGTGGCCCTGGACTACCTCCACTCGGTGGGAGGGGCCCCGGAACGTTCTTCGGCGGGGGCGGGACCGCAGTAG
- a CDS encoding cellulose synthase family protein → MTTVEIIFLGVYFTVLCVLAVYGSHRYRMAYLYYRHKFKLPTPKGVLPALPRVTIQLPIFNEMYVVERLVDSVCRIDYPRELLEIQVLDDSTDETCGIARACVERHRNKGLNIVYIHRTNRQGFKAGALEHGLKVASGEFVAVFDADFVPSPDFLQRTVPFFSDAKVGMVQVRWGHLNREFSILTQAQSIFLDGHFIIEHTARNRSGCFFNFNGTAGIWRRSTIEDAGGWQHDTLTEDLDLSYRAQLKGWQFIFLPEVISPAEVPVDMNAFKSQQHRWAKGSIQTAKKLLPTILKSDLPFVVKREAFFHLTNNMAYLLMVLLSVLMPLSMVVRFHHGLYGTLFLDLPFFVTATASVCVFYVATQREQGVSGWARLKYLPFLMSLGIGLAINNAKAVLEALLNQQSGFARTPKTGSEGKSIKRIQKSYLGTKTLMPLVELLFAAYFTGALWFAIDARIYTSVPFIILFQAGFLYVGLSSLLRGRLKSTAASAAALKPPEEQARRVA, encoded by the coding sequence ATGACCACTGTCGAGATCATCTTCCTGGGGGTGTACTTCACCGTCCTGTGCGTGCTGGCCGTCTACGGCTCACACCGGTACCGGATGGCGTACCTGTACTACCGCCACAAGTTCAAGCTGCCCACGCCCAAGGGCGTGCTGCCCGCTTTGCCCCGCGTCACCATCCAGCTGCCCATCTTCAACGAGATGTACGTGGTGGAGCGGCTGGTGGACTCGGTCTGCCGCATCGACTACCCCCGGGAGCTGCTGGAGATCCAGGTGCTGGACGACTCCACGGACGAGACGTGCGGCATCGCGCGCGCGTGCGTGGAGCGCCACCGCAACAAGGGCCTCAACATCGTCTACATCCACCGGACGAACCGGCAGGGCTTCAAGGCGGGCGCGCTGGAGCACGGACTGAAGGTGGCCTCGGGTGAGTTCGTGGCGGTGTTCGACGCGGACTTCGTGCCCAGCCCGGACTTCCTGCAGCGCACGGTGCCGTTCTTCTCGGACGCGAAGGTGGGCATGGTGCAGGTGCGCTGGGGCCACCTCAACCGCGAGTTCTCCATCCTGACGCAGGCCCAGAGCATCTTCCTGGATGGGCACTTCATCATCGAGCACACGGCGCGCAACCGCTCCGGGTGCTTCTTCAACTTCAACGGCACGGCGGGCATCTGGCGCCGGAGCACCATCGAGGACGCGGGCGGCTGGCAGCACGACACGCTCACCGAGGACCTGGACCTGAGCTACCGCGCGCAGCTCAAGGGCTGGCAGTTCATCTTCCTGCCCGAGGTCATCTCCCCGGCGGAAGTGCCGGTGGACATGAACGCCTTCAAGAGCCAGCAGCACCGCTGGGCCAAGGGCTCCATCCAGACGGCGAAGAAGCTCCTGCCTACCATCCTCAAGAGTGACTTGCCGTTCGTGGTGAAGCGCGAGGCGTTCTTCCACCTCACCAACAACATGGCGTACCTGTTGATGGTGCTCCTGTCGGTGCTGATGCCGCTGTCCATGGTGGTGCGCTTCCACCACGGGCTCTACGGGACGCTGTTCCTGGACCTGCCCTTCTTCGTCACCGCCACCGCCAGCGTGTGCGTCTTCTACGTGGCCACCCAGCGCGAGCAGGGCGTGAGCGGCTGGGCGCGGCTGAAGTACCTGCCGTTCCTGATGAGCCTGGGCATTGGCCTGGCCATCAACAACGCCAAGGCGGTGCTGGAGGCGCTGCTCAACCAGCAGTCGGGGTTCGCGCGGACGCCGAAGACGGGCTCCGAGGGCAAGAGCATCAAGCGCATCCAGAAGAGCTACCTGGGCACCAAGACGCTGATGCCCCTCGTGGAGCTGCTCTTCGCGGCGTACTTCACCGGGGCGCTCTGGTTCGCCATCGACGCGCGCATCTACACCTCGGTGCCCTTCATCATCCTGTTCCAGGCGGGCTTCCTGTACGTGGGGCTCTCCAGCCTGCTCCGGGGCCGGCTGAAGTCCACCGCGGCCTCCGCCGCGGCGCTCAAGCCCCCCGAGGAGCAGGCCCGCCGGGTGGCCTGA
- a CDS encoding MaoC family dehydratase: MSLPVSLELDALPSLGVQLVRAAVARKPARAAEVPRLEVRVRHVVAEPQRLARYRAICGFEADGFLPATYPQVLATPLHMALLNRPEFPYRLLGMIHIRNVIRQLRRLPDPAPLAISCFLEGQREVRLGRELDLSTHVDVDGVRVWEAVTTMLRRLPGGESSRKGRKAPEEEGTAFRDSRPARWMVPAGMGRRYARASGDYNPIHFSALAARPFGFPRAIAHGMWTLSRCLAEMGEAGEAPALTLTCEFRRPLYLPSRVRFQTARQEEAIAFRVSAEEGEVHLEGSLR; encoded by the coding sequence ATGTCTCTGCCCGTCTCGCTCGAACTCGACGCATTGCCCTCGCTCGGTGTTCAGCTGGTGCGCGCCGCCGTGGCCCGGAAACCCGCCCGGGCCGCCGAGGTGCCCCGGCTGGAAGTGCGCGTGCGGCACGTGGTGGCCGAGCCCCAGCGGCTCGCGCGCTATCGCGCCATCTGTGGCTTCGAGGCCGATGGCTTCTTGCCCGCCACCTATCCCCAGGTGCTGGCCACGCCCCTGCACATGGCCCTGCTCAACCGCCCGGAGTTTCCCTACCGGTTGCTGGGGATGATTCACATCCGCAACGTCATCCGGCAGCTGCGCCGGTTGCCAGACCCTGCGCCGCTGGCGATCTCCTGCTTCCTGGAAGGGCAGCGCGAGGTGCGCCTCGGCCGGGAACTCGATTTGTCGACCCACGTGGACGTGGACGGAGTACGGGTCTGGGAAGCCGTCACCACCATGCTTCGCCGGCTGCCGGGAGGGGAGTCCTCGCGCAAGGGCCGAAAGGCCCCCGAGGAGGAGGGAACCGCGTTTCGAGACAGCCGGCCCGCCCGCTGGATGGTGCCCGCCGGCATGGGGCGGCGTTATGCCCGGGCCTCGGGGGACTACAACCCCATCCACTTCTCGGCGCTTGCCGCGCGCCCCTTTGGGTTCCCGCGTGCCATCGCCCATGGCATGTGGACGCTGAGCCGGTGCCTGGCGGAGATGGGGGAGGCTGGGGAGGCCCCCGCCCTCACGCTGACCTGCGAGTTCCGGCGTCCCCTGTACTTGCCCTCGCGGGTGCGATTCCAGACCGCACGGCAGGAGGAGGCCATCGCCTTCCGCGTCTCCGCGGAGGAGGGCGAGGTCCACCTGGAGGGCTCCTTGCGTTGA
- a CDS encoding PEGA domain-containing protein: MRRPWIRVMDAALSGLLVGLLAAGPAFAQQPPLRLLPRALPAAAAPSLTVVVVPLDAAARTQVPRLTYLAEQAAAGTGRFEVVRLADALEADAARAREEKAAQAATAFAEGQKAYDELDTQKALQQFDAAVQAYEASDLSRHFTDMSRARVMKIASHVANGDNKAAAREISDVLARNPQAEFSPNYFPADERNLVEKTRKSVLAQADKTLEVKTQPVMAQVFLDGQFQGSSPVKLSGLSRADHFITLVAPGYAQEQQRVSGAEVAFTLQPTVHAPRLRELVERIEDGPESKGRDEALKALGTLAGTQQVLALLIRGTPGAGAQDAMVLRLETRDGHNLGYAAGPVTASGEAMEAGVQSLLANVLTGDAPRNGSKPVNHFSAGAPSANRRTAGYVLLATGAALLAGGIYFGLEASSKSDQFKETPQTSARGEALKSDGKTFALIADLGVLAGLASAGAGAWLAFSEGGGGGQKAAPASRPPEPPAEAAPTEAPAPAPEPGVAPPEKAVEPAPEKLSPKKRAEEERRAREEAAKQERQAREEATKQERRNREEAAKKEREREEAERREREDAERREREEAERRKRQEEEQRKREEAERRKREEERKKRPALDEDDLRNY; encoded by the coding sequence ATGCGACGACCCTGGATCCGCGTCATGGACGCGGCGCTGAGTGGCCTGCTGGTGGGCCTGCTCGCCGCCGGTCCTGCGTTCGCGCAGCAGCCCCCGCTGCGACTGCTCCCCCGAGCGCTTCCGGCCGCGGCCGCCCCCAGCCTCACCGTGGTGGTGGTGCCGCTGGACGCGGCGGCCCGGACACAAGTGCCCCGCCTGACGTACCTGGCCGAGCAGGCCGCGGCGGGCACGGGCCGCTTCGAGGTGGTGCGCCTGGCCGATGCGCTGGAGGCCGACGCCGCGCGGGCCCGCGAGGAGAAGGCGGCCCAGGCGGCCACCGCGTTCGCCGAGGGCCAGAAGGCCTACGACGAGCTGGACACCCAGAAGGCGCTCCAGCAGTTCGATGCGGCGGTGCAGGCCTACGAGGCCAGCGACCTGTCCCGGCACTTCACGGACATGAGCCGGGCGCGGGTGATGAAGATCGCCTCGCACGTGGCCAACGGCGACAACAAGGCCGCCGCGCGGGAAATCTCGGACGTCCTGGCCCGGAACCCCCAGGCGGAGTTCTCCCCCAACTACTTCCCCGCGGACGAGCGCAACCTGGTGGAGAAGACGCGCAAGTCCGTGCTGGCCCAGGCGGACAAGACCCTGGAGGTCAAGACCCAGCCCGTGATGGCCCAGGTCTTCCTGGATGGGCAGTTCCAGGGCAGCTCCCCCGTGAAGCTCTCCGGCCTGTCGCGCGCGGACCACTTCATCACCCTGGTGGCGCCGGGCTATGCGCAGGAGCAGCAGCGGGTGAGCGGCGCCGAGGTGGCCTTCACCCTGCAGCCCACGGTCCACGCCCCGCGCCTGCGGGAGCTGGTAGAGCGCATCGAGGACGGGCCCGAGTCGAAGGGCCGGGACGAGGCGCTCAAGGCGCTGGGCACGCTCGCGGGCACCCAGCAGGTGCTGGCGCTGCTCATCCGGGGAACGCCAGGGGCGGGGGCGCAGGATGCCATGGTGCTCCGGCTGGAGACGCGGGACGGCCACAACCTGGGCTACGCGGCGGGGCCGGTGACCGCCTCGGGCGAGGCGATGGAGGCGGGCGTCCAGTCGCTCCTGGCCAACGTGCTGACGGGGGATGCGCCGCGCAACGGCAGCAAGCCGGTGAACCACTTCAGCGCCGGTGCGCCCAGCGCCAACCGCCGGACGGCGGGGTACGTGCTGCTCGCCACGGGGGCCGCGTTGCTCGCGGGCGGAATCTATTTCGGCCTGGAGGCCTCCTCGAAGTCGGATCAGTTCAAGGAGACGCCTCAGACGTCCGCGCGCGGCGAGGCGCTGAAGTCCGATGGCAAGACGTTCGCGCTCATCGCGGACCTCGGCGTTCTGGCCGGACTGGCCTCCGCGGGTGCGGGGGCCTGGCTGGCCTTCTCCGAGGGCGGAGGCGGCGGGCAGAAGGCGGCCCCCGCGAGCCGTCCGCCCGAGCCCCCCGCCGAGGCCGCGCCCACGGAAGCGCCCGCGCCCGCGCCGGAGCCTGGGGTGGCCCCACCAGAGAAGGCCGTGGAACCGGCCCCGGAGAAGCTGTCCCCGAAGAAGCGGGCCGAGGAGGAGCGGCGTGCCCGGGAGGAGGCGGCCAAGCAGGAGCGCCAGGCCCGCGAAGAAGCCACGAAGCAGGAGCGGCGCAACCGCGAGGAAGCGGCCAAGAAGGAGCGCGAGCGCGAGGAGGCCGAGCGGCGCGAGCGTGAGGACGCGGAGCGGCGCGAGCGCGAGGAGGCCGAGCGGCGCAAGCGTCAGGAAGAGGAGCAGCGCAAGCGCGAGGAGGCCGAGCGGCGCAAGCGCGAAGAAGAGCGGAAGAAACGGCCTGCACTCGACGAAGACGATCTCCGGAACTACTGA
- a CDS encoding PEGA domain-containing protein, whose translation MVHRRFAVLAVLATLLAPGAYAQDDLFVPLEPAKPAAKPKPKPAKRRAKKPPAKKPVAAPAPEADDDLAVPMVEQKGRLLVKLGGGIKGARLFVDSTEVGALPADALEVTAGEHTVAVRRPGYADFVRRVPVAVGKTAEVTVSLTPVAGVVAVNSDVASAQVSIDGQPRGPVPLTGIVLKPGSHEIVVSREGFEPDKQRIAVRAGKDYTVTANLRPLPGTASAPVARTDTPKETNLLPPEPAVTANPSPLAPLPTETEASASRPWFKRWYVWAGVGAVATAAAVGAVMATQGSGGDPLDPGTVCGGQGCDAVINAARARSF comes from the coding sequence ATGGTCCATCGCCGCTTCGCCGTCCTCGCCGTCCTGGCCACCCTGCTGGCACCTGGGGCCTATGCCCAGGACGATCTCTTCGTGCCGCTGGAGCCGGCCAAGCCCGCCGCCAAGCCCAAGCCGAAGCCGGCCAAGCGGCGTGCCAAGAAGCCGCCGGCGAAGAAGCCCGTGGCGGCCCCGGCCCCCGAGGCGGACGACGACCTCGCCGTCCCCATGGTGGAGCAGAAGGGCCGGCTGCTGGTGAAGCTGGGGGGCGGCATCAAGGGCGCGCGCCTCTTCGTGGACAGCACCGAGGTGGGCGCGCTGCCGGCGGACGCGCTGGAGGTGACCGCCGGCGAGCACACGGTGGCGGTGCGCAGGCCCGGGTATGCGGACTTCGTCCGCCGCGTCCCCGTCGCCGTGGGAAAAACGGCCGAGGTGACGGTCTCGTTGACGCCCGTGGCGGGCGTGGTGGCGGTGAACTCGGATGTGGCCTCCGCCCAGGTGTCCATCGACGGGCAGCCCAGGGGCCCGGTGCCGCTGACCGGCATCGTGCTCAAGCCGGGCTCCCACGAGATTGTCGTCAGCCGCGAGGGCTTCGAGCCGGACAAGCAACGCATCGCCGTGAGGGCGGGCAAGGACTACACGGTGACCGCCAACCTGCGGCCCCTGCCGGGCACGGCGAGCGCGCCCGTGGCCCGCACGGACACCCCCAAGGAGACGAATCTTCTGCCGCCCGAGCCTGCCGTCACCGCGAACCCCTCGCCGCTGGCGCCCCTGCCCACGGAGACAGAGGCGAGCGCCTCCCGCCCGTGGTTCAAGCGCTGGTACGTCTGGGCGGGCGTCGGCGCCGTGGCGACCGCGGCGGCGGTGGGCGCGGTGATGGCGACGCAGGGCTCGGGCGGGGATCCGCTGGACCCGGGGACCGTGTGCGGTGGCCAGGGGTGCGATGCGGTCATCAACGCGGCCCGTGCCCGTTCATTCTGA
- a CDS encoding D-alanine--D-alanine ligase has translation MGKRVGVLMGGWGEEREVSLKTGEAAVAALEAEGHTVTRVFAGPGLDRVLRTAELDVAFVALHGRMGEDGKVQGLLELLELPYTGSGVLASALAMNKPFAKKLFRLHNLPTPQGYRIGREELALLQERHGDLGFPCVVKPACGGSSLGLALVHDAEALAPAVSNACRYGGEALVERFVSGREVTVGILGGEVLGSCEIATPREGFDYDAKYKGGTNYFLPPRLSATRLANVESLALAAWRALGCRGYGRVDLICTEEQNDFVLEVNTLPGLTPTSLLPKIAAQRGISFSQLVERILGLATRDEAGVAELPALASPAQPTPRRAVVG, from the coding sequence ATGGGCAAGCGCGTCGGAGTGTTGATGGGTGGGTGGGGCGAGGAGCGGGAGGTGTCGTTGAAGACCGGTGAGGCCGCCGTGGCCGCGCTGGAGGCGGAGGGCCACACCGTCACCCGCGTCTTCGCCGGACCGGGGCTGGACCGGGTGCTGCGCACCGCGGAACTGGACGTGGCGTTCGTCGCGCTGCACGGGCGGATGGGCGAGGACGGCAAGGTGCAGGGGCTGCTGGAGCTGCTGGAGCTGCCGTACACGGGCTCCGGGGTGCTCGCCTCCGCGCTGGCGATGAACAAGCCCTTCGCCAAGAAGCTCTTCCGGCTGCACAACCTGCCCACGCCCCAGGGCTACCGGATTGGCCGGGAGGAGCTCGCGCTGCTCCAGGAGCGCCACGGCGACCTGGGCTTTCCGTGCGTGGTGAAGCCCGCCTGTGGCGGCTCGTCCCTGGGCCTGGCCCTGGTGCACGATGCCGAGGCCCTGGCCCCCGCGGTGTCCAATGCCTGCCGTTACGGCGGTGAGGCGCTGGTGGAGCGCTTCGTGAGCGGCCGTGAGGTGACGGTGGGCATCCTCGGCGGCGAGGTGCTCGGCAGCTGCGAGATCGCCACGCCCCGGGAGGGCTTCGACTACGACGCCAAGTACAAGGGGGGCACCAACTACTTCCTGCCCCCGCGGCTGTCCGCCACGCGCCTGGCCAACGTGGAGTCGCTGGCGCTGGCCGCCTGGCGCGCCCTGGGCTGCCGCGGCTATGGCCGGGTGGACCTCATCTGCACCGAGGAGCAGAACGACTTCGTCCTCGAGGTGAACACGCTGCCGGGGCTCACCCCCACGAGCCTGCTGCCGAAGATCGCCGCGCAGCGGGGCATCAGCTTCTCCCAGCTCGTCGAGCGCATCCTCGGCCTGGCCACGCGGGACGAGGCAGGGGTGGCGGAGCTGCCCGCCCTGGCCTCCCCCGCGCAGCCCACGCCGCGCCGCGCCGTCGTCGGCTGA